A segment of the uncultured Desulfobulbus sp. genome:
ACACCTCCGACGACGGCACCATGTCGGTCATCACCATGGATCGCAAGGTGGAGGAGTCCATTCAGTCGGCAATCCAGCATCGTGAACGTGGCAGTTATCTTGCCCTGGATCCGAAAACCGCGCAAAAAATACTCGACAACCTCAACACCATCATCACCAACAACACCATGGGCATGCCGCCGGTGCTGCTTGTCCTGCCGCAGATTCGTCCGCATGTGCGCCGGCTGACCGAACGCTACTTCCCCAACCTGGCGGTCCTGTCGCACAATGAGATAACCAGCCAGGTTCGCATCCAATCCATCGGCACGGTGACCATCAATGCAAGTTAAGGTCTTTGAAGCAAAAGACATGGCCACGGGCTTGAAAATGGTCAAGGAGGCACTGGGACCCGATGCCCTGATCCTTTCCACAAGGACCATCCGCAGCGGCAAGTTCGGCATGCTCGGCAAGCCGATGATGGAGATCACCGCAGCGGTCGACAACGGATGGCAGGAGCCTCAATCCGCCCGACCAACGCAGCCGCGTCAGCAGGAGCCCAAACAGCAGTGGCGCCCCTCGCAGGAAAGACGGATGCAGGCAAGCCAGACCTATCAGGCCCAGGAGGAGATTTCCTACGAGGACATCTGGAAGAAGCATCAAGTCGAACAGATCCCGACTCGGCCGCAGCAGGAATCCCGGGGTCAAGGCGCAGAGAACCAGGATATTCAACGGGAGCTGGCCGAACTGCGCACCATGGTCAGGGGGCTGTCCAACCGCCTCGGCGGCAACGAACCCATTCCCCAGCGGCAGACCTCCATGGAACCCGAGTTCACAGCGCCTGCGGGCACAACCGCAGCAGACCCGATTGTCAGTCTTTTGACAGGCTACGGCCTCAACCTGGAAACCGCCCAGGTCGTGGCCCGTTTTTCCCGGGACACCCTGGAACGGAGCGAGCGCCTCAGCCAGGAGGATCTCAACCAGACTCTCAAATCCACGGTTGCCCGCCTGTTCAGCACCCAGCAACTCTTTGCCGGGGAAATCGGCAACCAGCGGCGGATCAGCCTCATCGGGCCGACAGGCGTGGGCAAGACCACGACCCTGGCCAAGATCGCCGCCCACTACCTCTCCCGCTACGGCGGGCGCATCGGGCTGATCACCATCGACACCTACCGTATCGCTGCGGTCGAACAGCTCAAGGTGTACAGCGAGATCATGCGACTGCCGCTTGAGGTGGTGATCAAGCCCCAGGAGTTGGAGCAGGCGCTGGACAAATTTCAACATTTTGACCTGATCCTCATCGATACCGCCGGTCGCAGCCCCAAAAGCGGAATGGACATTCAGGAACTCGCGACTTTTCTCAAGCCCCGGCTCGGGATTGAAAACAACCTCATGCTTTCCGCCACCACCCGGGAACGCGAACTGGAAGAGACCATTCGCCGCTTCTCCCTGCTGCCGGTCAGCAACTTCATTTTCAGTAAGATCGACGAGTGTGATCAGTTGGGCGTCCTGCTCAACATCCACTATAAAAATGATACGCCGATATCCTTTCTCACCAATGGCCAGCGGGTGCCGGAAGATTTGCTCTCACCCACGCCCGGGGATATCGCCGATCTTATCATAAACGACCACGGATACCCGACCCATGGCTGAAACAACAGGACATACCACGGATCAGGCCGGTACTCTGCGGGCCATGAATGCACAAGTCACCACGCAAACCCGCGCAGGCCACACCACCCGGGTTTTTGCCATCACCAGCGGCAAGGGCGGAGTGGGCAAGACGGCGGTGGTCGCCAATATGGCCGTGCTCCTTGCCCGCATGGGAAAACGGGTGCTGATTCTCGATGCCGATCTTGGCCTGGCCAATATCGACGTGGTGTTCGGCCTTGCCCCCGGCCACAACCTCAACCACTTCTTCTCCGGTGAACAGGGATTGGAGGCCATTCTCACCGACGGCCCCGAGGGGATCAAGATTTTGCCGGCCGGTTCAGGCGTACAGCGGTTCACCCGCCTGGACTCCCATCAGAAGATGCGCCTGCTCGAGGCGCTTGACGCGATGAACAACGATTTTGATTTCGTACTCATCGACACCGAGGCCGGCATCTCCGAAAACGTGACCTACTTCAACACCGCAGCCCAGGAGATCCTGGTGGTGACGACCCCGGAACCCACGGCCATCACCGATGCCTATGCCCTGATGAAACTGCTCTCCAACCAGTATCACGAAAAGCATTTCAACCTGATCGTCAACTTCATCAAAAACGAGGACGAGGCCCTGGATGTCTATCGCAAGCTGACCATGGTCGCCAATCGCTATCTGGACATCTCTATTGATTACATCGGTTCAATTCCCCGTGATAAAATGATGGTGGATGCGATTCGCAAACAGAAAGTTTTGGTGCAGCTCTATCCGGAATCGAAAACCGCCGGAGCCTTTGAAGCACTCGCCAGAACCGTTGTCCAAGAACCCCAGACCCTTGAACCCAAGGGATCGATCCAGTTTTTCTGGAAACGACTCCTGGAATTCGGCAGCCGTTAGGGCCCGCCTCCTCGTAAACAGGGACGCTGACACTCATGATATCAATGATTCCACCGGTACCGCCTCTTGATGACCGCTCGCAGCTGATTCGGGAGAACATGCCGCTGGTCGAACTTGTGGTCCAGCGCATGATACCCCAGGTTCCCAGCTTCATGACCAAGGAGGACATGACCAGTGCCGCCATGGTCGGCCTGATCGATGCGGCCAACAAGTTTGATCCGAACAAGGGGGTCAAATTCAAGACCTTTGCCGAGTATCGGGTCCGCGGGGCCATCTTTGATGAAATGCGCAAACTGGACTGGTTTTCCCGCTCGATGCGGGACAAACAGAACCAGCTCACCCAGACCATGCTGCGCCTGGAGCGCCAGCTGGGCCGATCGCCGGAAGAGGATGAGATGGCCCAGGCCCTGGCATTGTCGATTGATGAATACCACGCCCTGCTCGCCGAGGTCAGCCACCTTGGCTGCGTGAGCCTGCACGAAACCCTGGACCACTCCGAGGAGGGGCGGAGTTTTCTCGACAACCTCGAGGATATCGGCGGCCCCATGCCCACCGAGATTCTCGAGCAGGAGGAAATGACCCGGGTTCTGGCCGGAATCCTCGAGGAGCTCTCGAAAAAGGAACGGCTGGTCATTGCCCTCTACTACTATGAAGAACTGACTCAAAAGGAAATCGCCGAGGTACTCAGCGTCTCCGAAGGCCGGGTTTCGCAACTGCACAGCCAGGCCCTGTTGAAGTTGCGCGTCAAACTGATCAACTCCGAACTGTATGAACCCTGAGGGGGGTGTTGCATCCTCTGGAAACGGTTCACGTTCATCCCAAGGTGACCTATGCTGACCATTTCCCCCCTGCTGCTTGGTTGCGGAATTTTCGTCGCCCTGCTCTGTCTGCTGATCATAGCCCTTCTCCTCTGGCGGAAACGTGTTGAAGACCGACTGCTGATCCAACGAATGCGCGGCCTGCAGCAAAAAATCGAATCCGCGCTCAACGACGAGGGGTTTGAGGCCCAGCGGACCATGTTCGGCCAGGCGCTGCAATCGGCCAGCCTGACAACGGAGCTGCAGCGGCCCCGGCTGGAAAACCTGGCCAAGCTGGACAAACAGGCCCCGGAAAAATATCGGATACTCGGCAAGTTGGCATCGCAGGGTCTCAATGTGGAGGAGATTGCCGCCATTCTGGGAGTTTCGCGGATCGAGGCCGATCAGCTGTTGAGACTAAGCAGCGTGGCCCAGATGCGTCAGGGGATGTAATCCTTCTTTCGCCAGTGGCCATGACCTTGGACATTAAACGGTTAAGAATCGCCAAAGACCAGCCGACAAGAAAGAAAACCAAGCAATTCCAACTGTAGAGGAACCATGGGATCGGGAAAATACAGCGCCTTGAGTGGAGCGATAGCCAGGGAGCAGGCCATGAGCAATGTGGCCTCGAACCTGGCCAACATCAGCACCACCGGCTTCAAGAAGAATCGGATCAGCTTTTCCTCGGTTCTTCGCGGTGCCCAACAGATCACGGATGCCAGCGGCAAGAATCTCGCCCGCATCCGCAAGATCAGCACCGACTTTTCCCAGGGAGGGATGCAGACCACCGACCGTCCGCTTGACGTGGCCATCGACGGCGAAGGCTTTTTCAAGGTGCAGAAAGGCCAGGAGTTTTATTACACCCGTGCCGGCCGCTTCATGCTCGATGAGAACGGCTTCGTGAAGACCGAAGATGGAGCCAATGTGCTGGGAGCCGGCAACAATCCCCTGCAGGTCGACACCACCCAGGGCAAAAACATATATATCGCTGAAACCGGTGAAATATCGGTCAACGGGGTTATGGGCGGCGTCCAGATCGGTGTGTACACCGTTGATGACGTCGAGCAGCTGGTCAAGGTCGGCGATTCGCTGTTTCGTCTCAAGGAGGGCGGAGATCAACCCCTGGCCACCGCCCGCACCCTCCAGGGGAATCTGGAGACCTCCAACATCAACATGGTGGAGGAGATGACCTCCATGATCGCCACCCAGCGGGCATTTGAAGCCAACACCAAGATTCTCGAAGGATATTCAAAACTTGGTGAAAAACAAGATGAACTCGGTTCCGTCAGTTAACGGCGGCGCCTCCAATTGAGTATAGACTGACGAGGCCAACTTATGCGCTCACTCTGGACATCAACCACCGGTATGTCAGCACAAAACCTGAACATGGACGTTATTGCCAACAACCTGGCCAACGTCTCAACCACCGGATTCAAGAAAAGTCGGGCCGATTTCCAGGACCTGCTCTATCAGATCATGAAGGTTCCGGGAAGCCCGACCTCGGCGGACACCAAATCGCCCACCGGCATTCAGGTCGGGCTGGGAGTCAAGCCGGCGGCGGTGACCAAGGTCTTCACCACCGGCGATATCGTCCAGACCCAGAACACCCTTGATGTGGCCATTGAGGGCCAGGGCTTTTTTCAGGTGCTGCTGCCCGACGGCAACACCGCCTACACCCGGGCCGGTAACCTGAAGATGGATGGCGACGGTCGCCTCACCACCTCCGATGGCTACCCGATCCAACCTGAAATCACCATTCCCGAGGACGCCCGCGAAATCACCATCAGCGAAACCGGTGTGGTCAGCGCCATTCTCGGCTCGGACACCACCTCCACGGAGCTGGGCAACATCGACCTGGTCGACTTCATCAACGAGGCCGGGCTGATATCCATCGGCCGCAACCTTTTCCGCGAAACCGAGGCATCCGGCACAGCCATTGCCGGCACCCCGGGCACCGATGGCTTCGGCACCCTGTTGCAGGGATACATTGAAAACTCCAATGTCAATCTGGTCGAAGAGATGACGCAGATGATCACCACCCAACGCGCCTATGAGATCAATTCCAATGTGATCACTACCTCCGACGAGATGATGCAAACCGTGACTAACATGGTGTAAGTTATTGATTTATAGATTTTTTCTTGTATGCATCGTTTGTCTTCTCCCCTGCGTGACGCTGGCCCGGGTCGCGGTGCGTTTTCAGGAGAACGCCACCGTGACCGGCCCGCGAATCGTTTTGGGAGATATTGCGCAGATCAGCCCGACCGGAAAGCAAGGCCAGACGCTGGCCCTGCTGCCGATAGCCTCTTCCCCTGCTCCCGGCAAGAGCAAGGATCTCTACACCGTCTCGGTGATAAATTCCCTGCGCAACCGCAAGGAGGTTGGGGACGTGGACTGGCAGGGCAGTCCGAGCATAAGCGTCACCCGCCTGGCGAGCAAGATCTCAAGGGCGCAGATCGAGGCGATCCTGGGGCAGTTCCTGCAGCAAAACAGCAACCGGTTGCCAAAGGCCGAAATCCGCCTCACCGTCCTCCATGCCCCCGATGAACTTATTTTCCCCAAGGGTGCCTTAAGCTGGAAGGTCATGCCGTCCAGGGCCGCAATTTTAGGGAGCAGCAGCTTTTCCATTGCCTTTGCGGTTGACGGACAACCGGCTGGCAACTGCGTGGTCCGCTGCAGGTTGGCCGCCCTGGGCGAGGTGGCCGTTGCCGCCCTGCCCCTGCGCAAGGGGGAGATCATTGGCGAACGCTCCATCCGCATGGAAAAGCGGGACCTGACCGGACTTGACGATCCCTACCGCAGCAAAACACCGCTGATCGGCCTGGAGGCAGCCCGCACCATCTCCGCCGGAACCGTTCTCGACCATGAAATCATTGCCGCACCCTCAATCATCAAAAGCGGTGAAATGGTGACCATTATCGCCCTCAAAGGACCGATGCGGCTGAGCGCCAAGGGGCTTGCCAAGGAAAACGGCCGTGAAGGGGAAATGATTCGGGTGAAAAACATCAGTTCAAACAAGGTCATCTACTGCCGGGTCAACCGTCCCGGCGTTGTCACCGTGGAGTTTTGACATGAACAGGAAAATGGCGTCTACTCTCTGTGAATCTCGGCAACTGCTGCTGGTCTCCCTCTCCGCCCTTGCCTGCGCGCTTCTCCTTTTCGGCTGCGCCAACCAGCATACGGTCGAAGTCGCCCCTGTCACCGAACCGCTGGAAGAACCGGTGGCCGGAGATGCCCGGCCACAATCGCCCGGAACCCTGTGGAACGGCGATGAAGGCAACTGGCTGGCAGATATCAAGGCTCGGCGGGTCGGCGATATCGTCACCGTGATTATCGAGGAGGAGGCCAGCGCCTCCAAGGAGGCAACCACGGATACGGATCGTTCCTCCAGTATTTCCGCCGGTATTTCCAGCCTGTTCGGCTTGGAGCAATCCCTTGCCAATCGAAACGCCAACCTCAACCCCTCTTCGCTGATCAGCGCTTCCACAGCCAATGATTTTTCCGGCGGCGGCAAAACCACCCGCTCGGAAAACCTGGCCGCAACCCTGACCACCCAGGTGGTCAAGGTCTACCCCAATGGCAACCTGAAGATCCGTGGCGGCAAATCGGTTACGGTCAACAACGAAAACCAGATCATCTACCTTACCGGCATTGTCCGCTCCTACGACGTTTCCGCAGACAATACCGTTGATTCGGGCAATATCCTCAACGCCCAGATTTCCTATACCGGTAAGGGATCGCTTTCCGATAAACAGAAGCCCGGCTGGTTGATGCGCATTTTTGACAACACCTGGCCGTTTTAAGATTTTTTGAGGAACCCACTATGAAACACCGTACTGTGCTTCCCCTGTTGTTGGTCCTTTTCTCGCAGCTTTGCTGCCTTGATAACGCGTGGCCCACCAGAATCAAGGATCTGGCGGATATCGAAGGGGTGCGGCAAAACCAGCTCATGGGCTATGGCCTGGTGATCGGCCTCAATGGCACCGGTGACGATATCAAAAAATCCGTTTTCACCAAACAGGCCATGGTCAATATGATCAAACGGATGGGCATGGCATTGACCGACACTGTTTTCAGTCAGATGAAAACCAAGAACGTGGCCGCGGTCATGGTCACGGCCCAGCTGCCGCCCTTTGCCCGTCCCGGCTCGGCCATCGATGTGCAGATCTCCTCCATCGGCGATGCCTCCAGCCTCTCCGGCGGTACCCTGCTGATGACGCCGCTCAAAGGTCCGGACGGCAACACCTACGCCGTTGCCCAGGGGCCGCTGGCAGTCGGCGGCATTGCCTTTGGCGGCAAGTCGGCCAAGGTGCAGAAAAATTTTCCCACCTCAGGACGCATCACCGGCGGCGCACTGGTGGAACGGGCCGTGAACTACGCCCTGCCTGCCTCGGGCAATCTGATCTATCAGCTGCGGGAGACCGATTTCACCACCGCCGCACGCATGGTCGAGGCCATCAACGCCCACTTCGGCAACGGCACGGCCCATCCCGTGGACTCCCGAACCATCAGGGTGCAGCAGCCATCGACCTTCCAGGGCGACATGGTCAACTTCATTGCCGATCTGGAAGGCATCGATGTCGAGCCGGATCAACCGGCTAAAATCGTGGTCAACGAGCGCACCGGCACCATTGTCATGGGCCAGGAGGTGCGCATCTCCACGGTGGCCGTCTCCCATGGCAATCTCAACCTGGTGGTCACCGATTCCATGCAGGTCTCCCAACCCAACCCGCTTTCCGGGGGAACGACGGTTGCCACGCCGACAACGACCGCCAACGCCACCGAGGATGCGGGCAACCTGGTGGTCATGCCCATGGGGGCAAACCTTGGCGACATAGCGCGAGCACTGAATGCCATCGGCGCCACCCCGCGCGATTTGATCGCCATTTTCCAGGCCATCAAGGCCGCCGGCGCCCTGCATGGCGAACTGGTTATTCTCTAAATTCAACGAGGCTTGCTGATACCAATGAGAACCACGCTTGACAATCCGCTGCTCACCGCACAAACGTCGACGGTTGATTCGCAAAAATCGCTCAAGGATCGCGCGGCACTGAAAAAGGCCTGTCAGGATTTTGAAGCCATATTTATCCAGTCGATGTTCAAATCGATGCGGAAAACCGTGCCCGACGGAGGTCTCTTTGCAAAGGACCACGCCACCGAAATGTATCAGGACATGATCGATCAGGAAATCGCCACCCGGGTTGCACAAAGGCAAAGCCTGGGGCTTGCGGATCAGATGTATCGCCAGATGGAAAAGGTACTTTCTGCCAAGAAATGATCGGGCCTCCAATTTTTTCTCGTTTTTTTTTTCATTTTTTCTGTAAAGTTTTTATTAACCACAGCCGATAAAAAGCTAACG
Coding sequences within it:
- the flhF gene encoding flagellar biosynthesis protein FlhF; this translates as MQVKVFEAKDMATGLKMVKEALGPDALILSTRTIRSGKFGMLGKPMMEITAAVDNGWQEPQSARPTQPRQQEPKQQWRPSQERRMQASQTYQAQEEISYEDIWKKHQVEQIPTRPQQESRGQGAENQDIQRELAELRTMVRGLSNRLGGNEPIPQRQTSMEPEFTAPAGTTAADPIVSLLTGYGLNLETAQVVARFSRDTLERSERLSQEDLNQTLKSTVARLFSTQQLFAGEIGNQRRISLIGPTGVGKTTTLAKIAAHYLSRYGGRIGLITIDTYRIAAVEQLKVYSEIMRLPLEVVIKPQELEQALDKFQHFDLILIDTAGRSPKSGMDIQELATFLKPRLGIENNLMLSATTRERELEETIRRFSLLPVSNFIFSKIDECDQLGVLLNIHYKNDTPISFLTNGQRVPEDLLSPTPGDIADLIINDHGYPTHG
- a CDS encoding MinD/ParA family protein → MAETTGHTTDQAGTLRAMNAQVTTQTRAGHTTRVFAITSGKGGVGKTAVVANMAVLLARMGKRVLILDADLGLANIDVVFGLAPGHNLNHFFSGEQGLEAILTDGPEGIKILPAGSGVQRFTRLDSHQKMRLLEALDAMNNDFDFVLIDTEAGISENVTYFNTAAQEILVVTTPEPTAITDAYALMKLLSNQYHEKHFNLIVNFIKNEDEALDVYRKLTMVANRYLDISIDYIGSIPRDKMMVDAIRKQKVLVQLYPESKTAGAFEALARTVVQEPQTLEPKGSIQFFWKRLLEFGSR
- a CDS encoding FliA/WhiG family RNA polymerase sigma factor, yielding MIPPVPPLDDRSQLIRENMPLVELVVQRMIPQVPSFMTKEDMTSAAMVGLIDAANKFDPNKGVKFKTFAEYRVRGAIFDEMRKLDWFSRSMRDKQNQLTQTMLRLERQLGRSPEEDEMAQALALSIDEYHALLAEVSHLGCVSLHETLDHSEEGRSFLDNLEDIGGPMPTEILEQEEMTRVLAGILEELSKKERLVIALYYYEELTQKEIAEVLSVSEGRVSQLHSQALLKLRVKLINSELYEP
- the flgF gene encoding flagellar basal-body rod protein FlgF; protein product: MGSGKYSALSGAIAREQAMSNVASNLANISTTGFKKNRISFSSVLRGAQQITDASGKNLARIRKISTDFSQGGMQTTDRPLDVAIDGEGFFKVQKGQEFYYTRAGRFMLDENGFVKTEDGANVLGAGNNPLQVDTTQGKNIYIAETGEISVNGVMGGVQIGVYTVDDVEQLVKVGDSLFRLKEGGDQPLATARTLQGNLETSNINMVEEMTSMIATQRAFEANTKILEGYSKLGEKQDELGSVS
- the flgG gene encoding flagellar basal-body rod protein FlgG, whose protein sequence is MRSLWTSTTGMSAQNLNMDVIANNLANVSTTGFKKSRADFQDLLYQIMKVPGSPTSADTKSPTGIQVGLGVKPAAVTKVFTTGDIVQTQNTLDVAIEGQGFFQVLLPDGNTAYTRAGNLKMDGDGRLTTSDGYPIQPEITIPEDAREITISETGVVSAILGSDTTSTELGNIDLVDFINEAGLISIGRNLFRETEASGTAIAGTPGTDGFGTLLQGYIENSNVNLVEEMTQMITTQRAYEINSNVITTSDEMMQTVTNMV
- the flgA gene encoding flagellar basal body P-ring formation chaperone FlgA, which gives rise to MTLARVAVRFQENATVTGPRIVLGDIAQISPTGKQGQTLALLPIASSPAPGKSKDLYTVSVINSLRNRKEVGDVDWQGSPSISVTRLASKISRAQIEAILGQFLQQNSNRLPKAEIRLTVLHAPDELIFPKGALSWKVMPSRAAILGSSSFSIAFAVDGQPAGNCVVRCRLAALGEVAVAALPLRKGEIIGERSIRMEKRDLTGLDDPYRSKTPLIGLEAARTISAGTVLDHEIIAAPSIIKSGEMVTIIALKGPMRLSAKGLAKENGREGEMIRVKNISSNKVIYCRVNRPGVVTVEF
- a CDS encoding flagellar basal body L-ring protein FlgH; the encoded protein is MNRKMASTLCESRQLLLVSLSALACALLLFGCANQHTVEVAPVTEPLEEPVAGDARPQSPGTLWNGDEGNWLADIKARRVGDIVTVIIEEEASASKEATTDTDRSSSISAGISSLFGLEQSLANRNANLNPSSLISASTANDFSGGGKTTRSENLAATLTTQVVKVYPNGNLKIRGGKSVTVNNENQIIYLTGIVRSYDVSADNTVDSGNILNAQISYTGKGSLSDKQKPGWLMRIFDNTWPF
- a CDS encoding flagellar basal body P-ring protein FlgI — translated: MKHRTVLPLLLVLFSQLCCLDNAWPTRIKDLADIEGVRQNQLMGYGLVIGLNGTGDDIKKSVFTKQAMVNMIKRMGMALTDTVFSQMKTKNVAAVMVTAQLPPFARPGSAIDVQISSIGDASSLSGGTLLMTPLKGPDGNTYAVAQGPLAVGGIAFGGKSAKVQKNFPTSGRITGGALVERAVNYALPASGNLIYQLRETDFTTAARMVEAINAHFGNGTAHPVDSRTIRVQQPSTFQGDMVNFIADLEGIDVEPDQPAKIVVNERTGTIVMGQEVRISTVAVSHGNLNLVVTDSMQVSQPNPLSGGTTVATPTTTANATEDAGNLVVMPMGANLGDIARALNAIGATPRDLIAIFQAIKAAGALHGELVIL
- a CDS encoding rod-binding protein; protein product: MRTTLDNPLLTAQTSTVDSQKSLKDRAALKKACQDFEAIFIQSMFKSMRKTVPDGGLFAKDHATEMYQDMIDQEIATRVAQRQSLGLADQMYRQMEKVLSAKK